Part of the Limihaloglobus sulfuriphilus genome is shown below.
TAACTTTCAGGCATTTATCCCTTCTGTAGCCGCTGCTCCGGCAAATGTCTTTGCGGAGATGTATATCGGCCAGCAGGGAAGCAGCCTGTACCTGGCGTTTGTGATACCTTTGAACTATACAGACAACACGTATGGCGCCAATACTGACCCAAGCTGGCCCCAGGGCAAAGGGCACCTGTTTAATGACCTGATCCAATCCGACCAGATGGTTCTGATGGGAGATTTCAACGGCCAGTCAATTGATACGACGATTGACTATCTCGAAGAAAAAGAGCTTGGCGTTGGAACGGATATCTACGAGGCTCCGATCATAGAGAACAGCGGTAACGAAGTTGCCGGTTTTGTAGTCGAGGCAGCCACCTCGCTTGAGTACAACCTCGAAGAGATACTCCAGCTTACAGAGCCGCTGCCGGTGATTGAAGGAAAGCCTAATAGCTCGGATCAGCCGGACTCGCCGTCAGACCCGGCCTCAATAGGCTGGATAATGCGAAACGTCTATGAGATGCGGATTGAGCTCGGCTCAGATGAGCTCGTGATCGACGAGTATGAGGGATTTATAAACGGCCTCTCCCTGTATGTCGGCGAGCTTCACGCTTCCCCGTCGAAAGACGCTTCAGACTGGAACAACCAGCCGCCAAACGATGGTTGGGTGCCGCTGAATCCGGTACCGGAACCGGCAACGGCTATAATCTTCGCTATCGGCGGTTTGCTGATACGTAGGAAGAATTAGGAATTACGAATTACGAATTGAAAAATAAGAAATAAGATAATCCGCAGATTACGCAGATTACCGCAGATTTTAAAAGTTAAGATTTATGTAGGACAGGCATCCCTGCCTGTCGCCTTTGTGTCGGCCAGGCATGGCCGACCTACGAAGAATAACGAATTGTAGAGAAAATTCACGAATTTTCTCAGATTGAAAATTAAATAAACCAGAATTAATTTACCATGAAGAGCATGAAGGACATTAAGTAAATAAGAATTAAAAACTTCAATACCTTCAATAACTTCATGGTTAAGAAATTAAAAAGTAAACAAGTTTTTCACGGTGATGGGATTGCCGATGAAAAGGTGAATTTTAACAATCGAGCATAAGCTCATAATAGGGAAATTTTTATGAAAAAGGCATTACTTGTATTGACAGCATTGACAGTTTGTTCACTGAACGCGGCTTTAATCACTCAGACGAAGACGTTTTCAGGTAAACCGAATTATACTAAATATCTGACTTATGACCAGTTTGATGATGACGATGGAACTCTAAACTCTATTGAAGTCATTTTCACCCTCAACGTTGATGGTGGAATATTGACTGTAGATAATGACAGCGATAATCATGCAGATGGAACTTTTGAGTTTGGAGCCAAAGGGGTTATTAATTCTGAAGATGTTATTCTATCTTCTGGTTTTGTACATGTAACAGGTGAGCTCGAATCTGTAAACTCTGGTAGCTTTTCTTTGGAAGCCAACGAAGGAGATGGCACTGGAGATTATAGTTCGGCTGCACCCGATGGCATGAGTTATGACGGAGAGGCTGCAACAGATTCCGGTTCGGGCTTGGTTGCAGTTGGTGCATGGTCAATGGGGACAACCGGTTACCTGGGCACATCAACTTACGATATAGAGGTTGACATAACACAATGGCAGGATTACGAAGGTGATGGTGGGATTGAGCTGGGCTTTACTCCGGTTGACGCAGACGGTGAAGTAACTGTTAAATACGACTACACTGTACCCGAGCCGGCAACAGCAATAATCTTCGCTATCGGCGGTATGCTGATACGCAGGAAGAATTAAGAATTGTAGAGAAAATTCACGAATTTTCTAAATTAAAAAGTAAATAGACGGGTAATCCTGTCAAAAAGAATTTAAATATGAGATTTATCTCCGTGATCTCCGTGTCCTCCGTGGTAAAAAAAGTTAAACCACAGAGTACACAGAGGGCACTGAGAAAAAAAAGAACAAACTTTTACCATGAAGAGCATGAAGGACATGAAGTAAATAAGAATTAAAAACTTCATTAACTTAATGGTTGAGAATTAAGAATTTAACGAATCAGCGAAAATCTGCGAAATCTGCGGATATAAAAAGTTAAGAGTTTAAACAACTAAACAAATGAATAGACAAACAATGATTAAGAAATTGAATACATTCACAGTTTTGCTAACTGTTCTGGCCTGCGGGTATGCCTTCGGGGCACCCTATGTTGATGAAGCCTTCACGGGAACAACCGCACCTGACTGGACTTTTGTAACCGGCCAGGGCGACGGGCCCTTCCTTACAGCCACCGACACCGCAAAAACCGGCGACACTGACGGCGATGGCTGGCTGCGGCTTACAAAAGACCTGGACAATCAATCGTCCTTTGTCTATTACAACAACGCCATCTCAACAAGCCAGGGCATGATTTTCACGTTTGACTTTGTTATCTGGGGCGGCAGCTCCGGTTTGGGAGACGGTCTCACGCTGGCTATTTTTGACGCAGACGTTACAGCTGATGCCGGCGGATACGGCGGGTCTCTGGGGTATGCCCAGCGAGATGGAGGAATTGACGGGCTCGCCGGAGCGGTTGCGGGTTTTGGTTTTGACGTATTCGGCAACTTTTCCAACCCGACCGAAGGCCGCGAAGGAGGCCCCGGACAGCGGCCCGATGCAATCGCAGTAAGGGGCTCTATGGGTGATACCCGCAGCGACGGCTACGAGTATGTGACAGGTACCGATACTTTAGAGGATTTTGCTACATCAAGCGCTAATTCAAGAGACGATGCAGTTATACATACAGTTAAGATAACGATCACAACAGATAAAGAACTTACAATTGAATGGAAGCCCGAAAATGACGAGTGGGCGACGCTTATAGATGCGTACCAGTGTACTTTGGACTGCCCGGATCAGGTTAAGTTCGGATACACCGCGGGTACGGGAAGTGCGACTGCAAACCATGAGATCAGAAACCTCTCGGTTACCGCAGTCCCGGAACCGGCAACGGCGATAATCTTCGCTATCGGCGGTATGCTGATACGCAGGAAGAAATAAAAATTACGAATTACGAATTACGAATTACGAATTGAAAAATAAGAAATAAGATAATCCGCAGATTACGCAGATTACCGCAGATTTTAAAAGTTAAGATTTATGTAG
Proteins encoded:
- a CDS encoding lectin-like domain-containing protein; translated protein: MNRQTMIKKLNTFTVLLTVLACGYAFGAPYVDEAFTGTTAPDWTFVTGQGDGPFLTATDTAKTGDTDGDGWLRLTKDLDNQSSFVYYNNAISTSQGMIFTFDFVIWGGSSGLGDGLTLAIFDADVTADAGGYGGSLGYAQRDGGIDGLAGAVAGFGFDVFGNFSNPTEGREGGPGQRPDAIAVRGSMGDTRSDGYEYVTGTDTLEDFATSSANSRDDAVIHTVKITITTDKELTIEWKPENDEWATLIDAYQCTLDCPDQVKFGYTAGTGSATANHEIRNLSVTAVPEPATAIIFAIGGMLIRRKK
- a CDS encoding choice-of-anchor E domain-containing protein — its product is MKKALLVLTALTVCSLNAALITQTKTFSGKPNYTKYLTYDQFDDDDGTLNSIEVIFTLNVDGGILTVDNDSDNHADGTFEFGAKGVINSEDVILSSGFVHVTGELESVNSGSFSLEANEGDGTGDYSSAAPDGMSYDGEAATDSGSGLVAVGAWSMGTTGYLGTSTYDIEVDITQWQDYEGDGGIELGFTPVDADGEVTVKYDYTVPEPATAIIFAIGGMLIRRKN
- a CDS encoding PEP-CTERM sorting domain-containing protein; this translates as MKTKLSVIVMALAIVSSQCSAIVVDGRADGRAEGYNFQAFIPSVAAAPANVFAEMYIGQQGSSLYLAFVIPLNYTDNTYGANTDPSWPQGKGHLFNDLIQSDQMVLMGDFNGQSIDTTIDYLEEKELGVGTDIYEAPIIENSGNEVAGFVVEAATSLEYNLEEILQLTEPLPVIEGKPNSSDQPDSPSDPASIGWIMRNVYEMRIELGSDELVIDEYEGFINGLSLYVGELHASPSKDASDWNNQPPNDGWVPLNPVPEPATAIIFAIGGLLIRRKN